From the Theobroma cacao cultivar B97-61/B2 chromosome 2, Criollo_cocoa_genome_V2, whole genome shotgun sequence genome, one window contains:
- the LOC18607712 gene encoding coatomer subunit alpha-1 — MLTKFETKSNRVKGLSFHAKRPWILASLHSGVIQLWDYRMGTLIDRFDEHDGPVRGVHFHMSQPLFVSGGDDYKIKVWNYKLHRCLFTLLGHLDYIRTVQFHHEHPWIVSASDDQTIRIWNWQSRTCISVLTGHNHYVMCASFHPKEDLVVSASLDQTVRVWDIGSLRKKTVSPADDILRLSQMNTDLFGGVDSVVKYVLEGHDRGVNWAAFHPTLPLIVSGADDRQVKLWRMNETKAWEVDTLRGHMNNVSCVMFHAKQDIIVSNSEDKSIRVWDVTKRTGLQTFRREHDRFWILAAHPEMNLLAAGHDSGMIVFKLERERPAFAVSGDSLFYAKDRFLRYYEFSTQREAQVIPIRRPGSTTLNQSPRTLSYSPTENAVLICSDVDGGSYELYVIPKDSIGRGDSLQEAKRGLGSSAIFVARNRFAVLDKGNNQVLIKNLKNEVVKKSGLPVPTDAIFYAGTGNLLCRSEDRVVIFDLQQRIVLGDLQTPFVKYIVWSNDMESVALLSKHAIIITNKKLMHQCTLHETIRVKSGGWDDNGVFIYTTLNHIKYCLPNGDSGIIRTLDVPIYITKVSGNTLFCLDRDGKNRTVVIDATEYIFKLSLLRKRYDHVMSMIRNSQLCGEAMIAYLQQKGFPEVALHFVKDEKTRFNLALESGNIQIAVASAKEIDDKDHWYRLGVEALRQGNAGIVEYAYQKTKNFERLSFLYLITGNLEKLSKMLKIAEVKNDVMGQFHNALYLGDIQERVKILENSGHLPLAYITASVHGLQDVAERLAAELGDDVPPLPEGKEPSLLMPSAPVLCGGDWPLLRVMKGIFEGGLDSGIGRGAVDEEEEGVEGDWGEDLDVVDVDGLQNGDVTAILEDGEVAEENEEEGGWDLEDLELPPEADTPKVSGNARSSVFVAPTLGMPVSQIWIQRSSLAAEHAAAGNFDTAMRLLSRQLGIRNFAPLKLMFLDLDTGSRSYLRAFASAPVVSLAVERGWNESASPNVRGPPALVFNSSQLDEKVNAGYKATTAGKFTEALRLFLNILHTIPLIVVESRREVDEVKELIIIAKEYVLGLQMELKRKEMKDNPVRQQELAAYFTHCNLRTPHLRLALQNAMSVCFKAKNMATAANFASRLLETNPTNENQAKTARQVLQAAERNMTDASQLNYDFRNPFVVCGATHVPIYRGQKDVSCPYCTTRFIPSQEGQLCTICDLAVVGADASGLLCSPSQIR, encoded by the exons ATGTTGACAAAGTTTGAAACGAAGAGTAATAGAGTGAAGGGACTGAGTTTCCACGCTAAGAGGCCATGGATCTTAGCCAGTCTCCACAGTGGCGTTATCCAGTTATGGGACTATCGTATGGGTACTCTGATTGATCGATTCGACGAACACGATGGCCCCGTTCGCGGCGTCCATTTCCACATGTCTCAGCCTTTGTTTGTCTCTGGAG GGGATGACTACAAGATAAAGGTCTGGAACTACAAGTTGCATAGATGTCTTTTCACACTTCTTGGGCATCTTGATTATATTCGTACTGTGCAATTTCATCATGAGCATCCGTGGATTGTGAGTGCCAGTGATGATCAGACTATTCGCATCTGGAACTGGCAGTCACGAACTTGCATTTCTGTGTTGACTGGCCATAATCATTATGTTATGTGTGCCTCATTCCATCCTAAAGAAGACCTCGTTGTATCGGCCTCCCTCGATCAGACTGTTCGGGTTTGGGATATTGGTTCCCTGAGAAAGAAGACTGTCTCCCCAGCGGATGACATTTTACGGTTAAGTCAGATGAACACAGATCTTTTTGGTGGTGTTGACTCAGTTGTTAAGTATGTATTGGAAGGTCATGACCGAGGAGTAAATTGGGCTGCATTTCACCCCACCTTACCTCTGATTGTCTCTGGAGCAGATGATCGACAAGTGAAATTGTGGCGTATGAACG AGACAAAGGCTTGGGAAGTGGATACCTTGAGAGGGCACATGAATAATGTGTCATGTGTTATGTTTCATGCCAAACAAGACATCATTGTGTCTAATTCCGAGGATAAAAGTATTCGTGTGTGGGATGTAACAAAGCGAACTGGACTTCAAACTTTCCGTCGAGAACATGACAGATTCTGGATTCTTGCTGCCCATCCTGAAATGAATCTTTTGGCTGCTGGACATGACAGTGGCATGATTGTATTTAAGCTAGAGAGAGAGCGTCCTGCTTTTGCAGTGAGTGGGGATTCTCTCTTTTATGCCAAAGACCGGTTTTTAAGATATTATGAGTTTTCAACTCAAAGAGAGGCGCAAGTAATTCCAATTCGACGGCCTGGTTCCACAACCTTGAATCAAAGTCCAAGGACCCTTTCTTACAGTCCTACAGAAAATGCTGTTCTTATCTGCTCAGATGTGGATGGAGGATCGTATGAGTTGTATGTGATACCAAAAGACAGCATTGGTAGGGGTGACAGTTTGCAGGAGGCAAAGAGAGGTCTTGGGAGTTCTGCTATATTTGTGGCTCGAAATCGGTTTGCTGTGCTCGACAAAGGCAACAACCAAGTCTTAATTAAGAATCTAAAAAATGAAGTAGTTAAAAAGAGTGGCCTCCCAGTGCCTACGGATGCGATATTTTATGCTGGAACAGGTAACTTGTTGTGTAGGTCAGAGGATAGAGTAGTTATATTTGATCTCCAGCAGAGGATTGTTCTTGGTGATCTTCAAACCCCCTTTGTGAAGTATATTGTTTGGTCAAATGATATGGAAAGTGTTGCTTTGCTCAGCAAGCATGCCATTATCATTACTAACAAGAAGCTTATGCACCAGTGCACTCTTCATGAGACAATACGTGTAAAAAGTGGAGGCTGGGATGACAATGGTGTTTTTATTTACACCACCCTAAACCATATAAAATACTGCCTTCCCAATGGAGATAGTGGAATAATTCGAACGCTTGATGTTCCAATATACATAACAAAGGTTTCAGGAAATACTTTATTTTGCCTGGATCGTGATGGGAAGAATAGGACTGTAGTCATTGATGCTACAGAATACATTTTCAAGCTCTCTCTGCTTCGGAAGAGATATGATCATGTTATGAGCATGATAAGAAACTCCCAGCTTTGTGGTGAGGCCATGATTGCTTATCTGCAACAAAAGGGGTTCCCTGAAGTGGCTCTCCATTTTGTCAAAGATGAGAAAACACGCTTTAATTTGGCTCTAGAGAGTGGGAACATTCAAATTGCTGTTGCATCAGCTAAGGAGATAGATGACAAAGATCATTGGTATAGGTTGGGTGTGGAGGCTCTTCGCCAAGGCAATGCAGGTATAGTGGAATATGCTTATCAGAAGACAAAAAACTTTGAGAGGTTGTCTTTTCTTTATCTCATAACCGGTAATCTGGAAAAGCTATCCAAGATGCTGAAAATTGCAGAAGttaagaatgatgttatggGTCAGTTTCACAATGCTTTGTATCTTGGTGATATCCAGGAACGAGTTAAAATCTTGGAGAATTCTGGTCACTTGCCTCTTGCTTACATTACAGCATCAGTCCATGGTCTACAGGATGTGGCTGAAAGGTTAGCAGCTGAGTTGGGAGATGATGTCCCTCCTTTGCCAGAGGGGAAAGAACCTTCCCTTTTGATGCCTTCTGCCCCCGTTTTATGTGGTGGTGATTGGCCCCTTCTGAGAGTCATGAAAGGCATATTTGAAGGTGGATTGGATAGCGGTATTGGCAGGGGTGCTGTGGATGAAGAGGAGGAGGGTGTAGAAGGTGATTGGGGTGAAGATCTTGATGTGGTTGATGTTGATGGCTTACAGAATGGTGATGTTACTGCAATTTTGGAGGATGGGGAAGTAgctgaagaaaatgaagaagaggGTGGATGGGACCTTGAAGATTTGGAACTTCCCCCTGAGGCAGACACCCCAAAGGTCTCTGGGAATGCTCGGTCTTCTGTTTTTGTGGCACCTACTCTGGGTATGCCTGTAAGTCAGATTTGGATTCAGAGATCATCTCTTGCTGCTGAACATGCAGCAGCTGGCAATTTTGATACGGCAATGCGTTTGCTTAGCAGGCAACTTGGCATTAGAAACTTTGCCCCTTTGAAATTGATGTTTCTTGATCTTGACACTGGTAGCCGTAGCTATCTCCGTGCATTTGCATCTGCACCAGTGGTTTCACTGGCAGTTGAGCGGGGATGGAATGAATCTGCTAGTCCTAATGTGAGGGGTCCACCAGCACTTGTGTTCAATTCCTCTCAATTGGATGAAAAGGTGAATGCCGGTTACAAGGCCACGACGGCTGGGAAATTCACTGAAGCTCTTCGGCTTTTCCTTAACATTCTTCATACAATTCCATTGATTGTTGTGGAGTCAAGGAGGGAAGTTGACGAAGTCAAGGAATTGATTATTATTGCTAAGGAGTATGTTCTTGGTCTACAGATGGAGCTTAAgaggaaagaaatgaaagacaATCCAGTACGCCAGCAGGAGCTTGCTGCCTACTTCACCCACTGCAACCTTCGGACACCTCACTTAAGGCTTGCTTTGCAAAATGCAATGTCTGTATGCTTCAAGGCAAAGAACATGGCTACAGCAGCTAACTTTGCCAGTCGTCTACTAGAAACAAACCCCACAAATGAGAATCAAGCAAAGACAGCAAGGCAAGTGCTTCAAGCTGCTGAGAGGAATATGACAGATGCCTCTCAGCTGAACTATGATTTCAGAAACCCATTTGTGGTATGTGGGGCAACTCATGTGCCAATTTACAGAGGACAGAAAGATGTATCTTGCCCATATTGCACTACACGCTTCATTCCTAGCCAGGAAGGGCAATTGTGTACTATCTGTGATCTTGCAGTGGTTGGGGCAGATGCTTCAGGGTTGCTCTGTTCTCCTTCACAGATACGATGA